One window from the genome of Bacteroidota bacterium encodes:
- a CDS encoding AI-2E family transporter: MNYRFPLIVRLTFILLFIFLFFYGVIVARNFLGPLVLAGLFSYLLLPLVNFLERHHIHRVIASLFSLILLIGLLTFILILMYKNVVVLVDDLPTLKAKAISNIDHMSVFIQETFGFTIENQKSFLKESVNNLFKAGSEFTNSILNTTTSTIFKLGILPVFIFYLLYYRHHIREFLEKAIPAKHSENVQNIIRKVSFITPRYIGGVFTVVMILCVLNSLGLYIIGMKHAIVFGIISAMFCFIPYFGTWIGASIPFLFALLTGDSPNLALHVIFVFLIIQFTENNILTPNITGSYVHLNPLSTILSLIVGGMIWGLIGMFVIVPIMAIMKIIFDQFEPLQPYAFLIGERVSEGPGWLLRLRSMLTIKKNK; the protein is encoded by the coding sequence ATGAACTACAGATTCCCTCTTATAGTCAGGTTAACCTTTATCCTACTTTTCATTTTCTTGTTCTTTTATGGAGTAATCGTTGCCAGGAATTTCCTTGGCCCTTTGGTTTTGGCCGGCCTTTTCAGTTATCTTTTGCTTCCCCTGGTGAATTTCCTTGAAAGACATCATATTCACAGGGTTATTGCCAGCCTTTTCAGCCTTATCCTGCTGATTGGCCTGTTAACATTTATACTTATTCTTATGTATAAAAATGTGGTAGTCCTGGTTGACGACCTCCCCACATTAAAAGCTAAAGCCATTTCAAACATCGACCATATGTCGGTATTTATCCAGGAAACATTTGGATTTACCATCGAAAATCAGAAGAGTTTTCTGAAAGAAAGCGTGAACAACCTGTTCAAAGCCGGAAGTGAGTTTACCAATTCTATTCTGAACACTACCACCTCCACCATTTTCAAGCTTGGCATTTTGCCAGTATTCATCTTTTACCTGCTCTATTACCGGCATCATATCAGAGAATTTCTCGAAAAAGCCATTCCTGCAAAGCACAGTGAAAACGTCCAAAATATCATCCGGAAAGTTTCTTTCATCACTCCGCGCTATATAGGCGGTGTTTTCACGGTGGTTATGATCCTGTGTGTGTTGAACAGCCTTGGATTATACATCATCGGAATGAAACACGCTATTGTATTCGGTATTATTTCCGCTATGTTTTGTTTCATACCCTATTTCGGCACATGGATTGGTGCAAGCATTCCGTTTCTCTTTGCTTTGCTGACCGGCGACAGTCCAAATCTTGCACTGCATGTTATTTTTGTATTCCTGATCATTCAATTCACTGAAAACAATATCCTTACCCCTAATATTACCGGAAGCTATGTCCACCTGAATCCACTTTCCACTATTCTTTCCCTTATTGTTGGTGGTATGATCTGGGGACTGATAGGGATGTTTGTAATAGTACCCATTATGGCCATAATGAAAATAATATTTGATCAGTTCGAACCGCTGCAACCATATGCTTTCCTCATCGGGGAAAGGGTTTCAGAAGGACCTGGTTGGTTGCTCAGGCTTAGGAGCATGCTTACAATCAAGAAAAATAAATGA
- a CDS encoding class I SAM-dependent RNA methyltransferase, producing MDFLDKTFTIIAKTLFGLEEVLLQELQELGAEEAVTITRGVSFRGDRKLLYSCNYASRLALRFLVPIAEFPARDEEELYNRIKRIPWEQYLDIRQTFAIESNIFRSRLNHSKYIALKAKDAIADRFRDKRGQRPSVDTIEPDVRISLHIQQDNCTVLLDSSGSSLHLRGYRNRTSPAPLNEVLAAGMIRLSGWDTTTDFVDPMCGSGTLPIEACLMAMHVPPGKIRQDFGFMKWKNFDADLWMKIRESLDSKILSRPPCRIQGYDNNPDMVSISRTHATSAGVKAFTDFAKRDFFTAEPPYPSGFMITNPPYGERIQVENGALFYKNIGDTLKKIYAGYTAWILSGDMDSLKHLGLKPNKKISLLNGQLECKFQKFELYSGSRKITKHTED from the coding sequence TTGGATTTCCTTGATAAGACATTTACCATCATTGCTAAAACCCTTTTCGGGCTGGAAGAGGTTTTACTTCAGGAATTACAGGAATTGGGAGCCGAAGAGGCAGTCACTATTACCCGAGGGGTTTCCTTTCGTGGTGATCGTAAGCTATTGTATTCCTGCAATTACGCCAGCCGCCTCGCTTTGCGCTTTCTTGTCCCCATTGCCGAATTCCCTGCCAGAGACGAGGAAGAGCTGTATAACCGTATTAAGAGAATTCCATGGGAACAATATCTCGACATTCGCCAGACTTTTGCCATAGAAAGTAATATTTTCCGTTCCCGGTTAAACCATTCAAAATATATCGCCTTAAAAGCCAAGGATGCTATTGCTGATAGGTTTCGCGACAAAAGAGGCCAAAGGCCATCGGTAGATACCATTGAACCGGATGTTCGTATCAGTCTCCACATTCAGCAGGATAATTGCACGGTTCTGCTCGACAGCTCCGGAAGCTCCCTGCACCTGAGAGGTTACCGCAACCGTACCAGCCCGGCCCCCCTTAATGAAGTCCTGGCAGCAGGAATGATAAGGCTTTCGGGTTGGGACACCACAACCGACTTCGTTGATCCCATGTGCGGATCCGGAACTCTTCCCATTGAAGCATGCCTTATGGCAATGCACGTGCCTCCGGGAAAGATTCGTCAGGATTTCGGGTTCATGAAATGGAAAAACTTTGATGCTGATCTGTGGATGAAGATCCGGGAATCATTGGATAGCAAAATTCTATCCCGCCCTCCCTGCCGAATACAAGGATATGACAATAATCCGGATATGGTGTCAATATCACGCACACATGCAACATCCGCCGGTGTTAAGGCTTTTACGGATTTCGCCAAAAGAGATTTTTTCACTGCAGAACCTCCCTATCCTTCAGGTTTCATGATCACAAATCCTCCTTATGGTGAACGGATACAGGTTGAGAATGGTGCGTTATTCTACAAGAATATTGGCGATACCTTAAAAAAAATCTATGCAGGATATACCGCCTGGATATTAAGTGGTGATATGGATTCACTTAAACATCTGGGTTTAAAACCAAATAAAAAAATATCATTGCTAAACGGACAGCTTGAATGTAAATTCCAGAAATTTGAATTGTATTCAGGAAGCAGGAAAATCACAAAACACACAGAAGATTAA
- the pfkA gene encoding 6-phosphofructokinase yields MNNLKRIGVFTSGGDSPGMNAAIRAVVRTAIYENIEPVGIYRGYQGLIHGEMEIMHSRSVSNIIQRGGTILKSARSEEFRTEDGRKKAYNNLIKHKIDALVAIGGDGTFTGARIFGEEYDFPIVGLPGTIDNDLFGTDFTIGYDTAINTVVQAVDKIRDTADSHDRLFIIEVMGRDAGFIALRSGIATGAEKILIPETPTYIDNLIRLLKHDWSKNKTSGIIIVAEGDESGGAIEVAKRINEKFTQYETRISILGHMQRGGSPTAMDRVLASRLGYEAVKALIDGQRDIMIGEINHHIVHTPFEKSIKHHQTVDLGLLEIARVLAL; encoded by the coding sequence ATGAATAATTTAAAAAGAATTGGAGTGTTTACTTCCGGAGGAGATTCCCCCGGTATGAATGCGGCTATTCGCGCAGTCGTCAGAACAGCCATCTATGAAAATATTGAACCTGTTGGTATCTACAGAGGATACCAGGGGCTCATTCACGGAGAAATGGAAATCATGCACAGCCGGTCTGTATCGAACATTATTCAACGTGGCGGCACCATCCTGAAATCGGCCAGAAGCGAGGAATTCAGGACTGAAGATGGAAGAAAAAAAGCTTACAACAATCTTATAAAACATAAAATTGATGCCCTGGTAGCAATAGGTGGGGACGGCACTTTTACAGGAGCCAGGATTTTCGGGGAAGAATATGACTTCCCTATTGTCGGGCTGCCAGGCACCATTGATAATGACCTTTTTGGAACGGACTTTACCATAGGCTACGATACAGCCATCAATACGGTTGTACAGGCAGTCGACAAGATCCGTGATACTGCCGACTCACACGACAGGCTTTTCATCATAGAGGTTATGGGACGAGATGCCGGGTTTATTGCCCTGCGAAGCGGTATTGCCACCGGCGCTGAAAAAATACTCATACCCGAAACCCCAACCTATATCGATAACCTGATCCGCCTGCTCAAACACGACTGGAGTAAAAATAAAACTTCAGGAATCATCATTGTTGCAGAAGGTGATGAGTCGGGTGGCGCCATCGAGGTAGCCAAAAGAATCAACGAAAAATTCACCCAGTATGAAACCAGGATATCCATCCTGGGACATATGCAACGTGGCGGTTCACCTACAGCCATGGACAGGGTTTTGGCGAGCCGTCTGGGTTATGAAGCTGTAAAAGCTTTGATAGATGGACAAAGAGATATCATGATCGGTGAGATTAACCACCACATCGTCCATACTCCTTTTGAAAAATCGATCAAGCACCATCAGACCGTGGATCTCGGACTGCTTGAAATAGCAAGGGTTCTGGCACTCTAA
- the priA gene encoding primosomal protein N', with the protein METSTLFADVILPLPIPGTFTYRIPRDKAEEIMAGKRVVVQFGKRKIYSAVVLDVHDRIPQSYAVKYILDILDDLPVVNEVQLRFWRWMSEYYLSTLGEVMHAALPSGFKLAGETRVLLNPGMTADPITLNEKETRILEALGYQHSLTIHEISKLLDQKKVMNVVKTLLDKSLIITEEEIHDRYRPRQETFVYLNPEYEAEDKLHQLFDELNRRAFKQLQMLVSFLNLAHDAATREQGIRKTDLIKSVDATYAQFNALEKKGVFLTREQVVYRMASFNASLNPKEIIFTGSQEQALSEIREVFAHKDTVLLHGVTSSGKTEIYIRLIQETIEKGEQVLYLLPEIALTTQIIQRLRKYFGNKVGVYHSRFNEHERVEIWKRLLEPNNDLPIILGARSSLFLPFSNLGLIIVDEEYDTSFKQFDPGPRYHARDSAIYLAHLHKAKTILGSATPSYESYFNALSGKYGLVSLNERYGNIQLPETKFVDLRRDHITGKKKAHFTSTLLHHIRDALDNHHQVILFQNRRGFSTRLECHHCGYTPSCTRCDITLTYHKSHDQLRCHYCGYSTPVPARCPSCGSNEIFMKGFGTEKVEEELQIFFPQARIRRMDLDTTRGKFSHQEIINEFEAGRIDVLVGTQMVTKGLDFDNVSLVGIMNADNLLNFPDFRSFERGFQLITQVSGRAGRKNKVGTVIIQTYNAAHPILQYIAQNAYHPMFLEQMKDRQKFRYPPYYRLIRIRVKHRDPDLLNEASGLYARILKKTLGNRILGPEYPLVARIKNQYIKDILVKSEKDASISWVKSKILEGTQELQSEHKFKGIMIQMDIDPV; encoded by the coding sequence ATGGAAACATCAACCCTTTTTGCCGATGTAATCTTACCCCTGCCCATTCCTGGTACTTTCACCTACAGGATACCCAGAGACAAGGCAGAAGAGATTATGGCCGGAAAAAGAGTGGTGGTTCAATTTGGAAAGAGAAAGATCTATTCGGCAGTCGTATTGGATGTCCATGACCGTATCCCGCAAAGCTATGCAGTAAAGTACATCCTGGATATCCTCGATGATCTTCCTGTTGTAAATGAAGTCCAACTACGGTTCTGGAGATGGATGTCGGAGTATTACCTCTCTACCCTCGGGGAAGTTATGCATGCCGCCCTTCCTTCAGGATTCAAACTTGCCGGTGAAACAAGGGTATTGCTCAATCCCGGGATGACTGCCGACCCGATCACATTAAATGAAAAGGAAACGCGAATCCTGGAGGCTCTTGGCTATCAGCATTCACTCACTATCCATGAGATCAGTAAGTTGCTCGATCAGAAAAAAGTCATGAACGTGGTAAAAACCCTTCTCGACAAATCCTTGATCATTACTGAAGAAGAGATCCACGACCGATACCGGCCCAGGCAGGAAACCTTTGTTTATCTGAATCCGGAGTATGAAGCTGAAGATAAACTCCATCAACTCTTTGATGAACTGAACCGCAGAGCGTTCAAGCAACTTCAAATGCTTGTCTCTTTCCTGAACCTTGCCCATGATGCGGCTACAAGGGAACAGGGTATCAGAAAAACAGACCTGATCAAAAGTGTTGATGCAACCTATGCCCAGTTCAATGCCCTGGAAAAAAAAGGAGTGTTCCTTACACGCGAGCAGGTGGTTTACCGCATGGCTTCTTTCAATGCAAGCCTTAACCCAAAGGAAATAATATTTACCGGATCCCAGGAACAGGCTTTGAGTGAAATCCGGGAAGTTTTTGCTCACAAGGATACTGTCCTGCTTCATGGGGTAACTTCCAGTGGTAAAACCGAAATCTATATACGGCTGATCCAGGAAACCATTGAAAAAGGCGAACAGGTTCTGTATCTTCTGCCGGAGATAGCCCTAACAACACAGATTATACAACGGCTCCGAAAATACTTCGGGAATAAGGTCGGTGTATACCATTCCCGGTTTAATGAGCACGAGCGTGTGGAAATATGGAAACGGTTATTAGAACCTAACAACGACCTCCCTATCATCCTGGGAGCCCGTTCTTCACTCTTCCTTCCCTTTAGTAATCTTGGTTTAATCATCGTTGACGAGGAATACGATACATCGTTCAAGCAATTCGACCCCGGTCCCCGGTATCATGCACGCGATAGCGCAATATATCTTGCACATCTTCACAAAGCCAAAACCATCCTGGGTTCTGCGACACCATCCTATGAATCATACTTTAATGCCCTTTCAGGAAAATATGGTCTGGTCTCGCTGAATGAACGATACGGCAATATTCAGTTGCCGGAGACAAAGTTCGTCGACCTCCGGCGCGATCATATCACCGGTAAGAAAAAAGCTCACTTTACCAGCACTCTTCTCCATCACATCAGAGATGCCCTCGACAATCATCATCAGGTGATACTCTTCCAAAACCGGCGGGGATTTTCAACAAGGCTGGAATGTCACCATTGTGGCTATACACCATCCTGCACCCGTTGCGATATTACCCTCACTTACCACAAAAGCCATGATCAGCTTCGTTGCCACTATTGCGGTTATTCCACACCCGTGCCTGCCCGATGCCCTTCCTGCGGTAGCAATGAAATCTTTATGAAAGGATTCGGAACAGAAAAAGTGGAAGAAGAATTGCAGATATTTTTTCCACAAGCCAGGATACGCAGAATGGACCTTGATACAACACGCGGGAAATTCTCACACCAGGAGATCATCAACGAATTCGAAGCCGGCAGGATCGATGTCCTGGTTGGAACTCAAATGGTAACCAAGGGACTGGACTTTGATAATGTAAGCCTTGTTGGGATCATGAATGCCGATAACCTGTTGAATTTCCCCGATTTCAGGTCGTTCGAGAGAGGATTCCAACTCATAACACAAGTGAGTGGGCGGGCAGGACGAAAGAATAAAGTGGGAACAGTTATCATTCAAACCTATAATGCCGCTCACCCAATATTGCAGTACATTGCTCAAAACGCATACCATCCAATGTTCCTGGAACAAATGAAGGACAGGCAGAAATTCCGCTACCCTCCCTACTACCGCTTGATCCGGATCCGTGTGAAACACCGCGACCCAGACCTGCTCAACGAAGCCAGCGGATTATATGCCCGTATCCTGAAAAAAACCTTGGGAAACCGCATCCTGGGCCCCGAATACCCCCTGGTCGCCAGGATTAAAAACCAATATATCAAAGACATCCTGGTTAAATCGGAAAAAGATGCTTCCATTTCCTGGGTTAAATCAAAAATACTTGAGGGAACCCAGGAACTACAATCGGAACATAAATTCAAAGGGATAATGATACAGATGGATATTGACCCGGTTTAG
- a CDS encoding septum formation initiator family protein, translating to MRIPGFFKNKYVYATLIFFVWLAFFDNNSLVNQYRLSSSLKEMEREMDFYREEIEKNKTASHQLMTDKEVLERFAREKYLMKKDDEDLFLIIKE from the coding sequence ATGCGGATTCCGGGATTCTTCAAAAATAAATACGTTTACGCTACCCTGATCTTCTTTGTCTGGCTTGCTTTTTTCGACAACAACAGCCTGGTAAATCAGTACAGGTTATCTTCTTCTTTGAAAGAGATGGAGCGTGAAATGGATTTTTACCGGGAGGAAATAGAGAAGAATAAAACCGCTTCGCATCAGCTTATGACCGATAAGGAAGTGCTGGAACGATTCGCCCGCGAAAAATATCTGATGAAAAAGGATGATGAAGATTTATTTTTGATCATCAAAGAATAA
- a CDS encoding HDIG domain-containing protein, translating to MNRQEALDLLRHYVKNERMINHCLASEAVLRAMAEKLGQDVEKWGLAGLLHDLDVEITNADPLTHTHETVKILREKGVDEEIIEAIRLHNEYAHSDGRRELFHHALAAGETITGLVMATAMVYPDKKIASVKPKSVTKRMKEKSFAASVNRDTILECEKAGIPLDEFAALSIQAMSRISDQLGL from the coding sequence ATGAATAGACAGGAAGCCCTTGATTTGCTCCGGCATTATGTAAAAAATGAACGAATGATAAACCATTGCCTGGCCTCGGAAGCTGTTCTGAGAGCAATGGCAGAAAAACTCGGTCAGGATGTTGAAAAATGGGGTCTGGCGGGTTTATTGCACGACCTGGATGTGGAGATCACCAACGCGGATCCATTAACCCATACACATGAGACGGTTAAAATACTCAGGGAGAAGGGGGTTGATGAAGAAATTATTGAAGCCATACGTTTGCATAATGAGTACGCGCATAGCGACGGAAGGAGAGAATTATTCCATCATGCCCTGGCTGCCGGAGAAACCATAACAGGACTGGTTATGGCAACAGCAATGGTTTACCCGGATAAAAAAATCGCAAGTGTAAAGCCGAAATCCGTGACTAAAAGGATGAAAGAAAAAAGCTTTGCTGCTTCGGTGAACCGCGATACTATCCTGGAATGTGAAAAAGCAGGGATACCATTGGATGAATTTGCTGCACTAAGCATTCAGGCCATGAGCAGGATCAGCGACCAGCTGGGTTTATGA
- a CDS encoding GNAT family N-acetyltransferase has product MAENIIIRKAEAADMSEVLNLIRELAVYEKAPDAVTVTVEKLMEDGFGDHPFFHVILAILEGKTVGMAFYYYSYSTWEGKCIFLEDIIVKQDYRRKGIGGELFREIIRISREENVARLMWQVLDWNEPAISFYRKYNAIFDPSWINVRLKKDQFGNY; this is encoded by the coding sequence ATGGCAGAGAACATCATAATCCGGAAAGCGGAAGCAGCCGATATGTCTGAAGTGCTTAATCTTATACGTGAACTTGCCGTTTATGAAAAAGCCCCAGATGCTGTGACGGTGACGGTTGAAAAACTCATGGAGGACGGTTTTGGCGATCACCCCTTTTTCCATGTCATCCTTGCCATCCTGGAAGGAAAAACAGTGGGAATGGCATTTTACTATTATTCTTACTCTACCTGGGAAGGTAAATGTATTTTCCTGGAAGATATTATTGTTAAACAGGATTACAGGAGAAAGGGAATAGGGGGTGAACTGTTCAGGGAGATAATTCGCATCAGCCGGGAGGAAAATGTGGCAAGACTAATGTGGCAGGTCCTCGATTGGAATGAACCTGCTATCTCCTTTTACCGGAAATACAATGCAATTTTTGACCCTTCATGGATCAATGTGAGGCTTAAGAAAGATCAGTTCGGGAATTATTAA
- a CDS encoding molybdenum cofactor synthesis protein: MLEKIRIVSVNISEEKGTIKKPVAEISLNDNGVEGDAHSGKWHRQISLLALESVNKFSALAGRTIAFGEFAENITTEGMLLYESHPLDIFVSGDVILEVTQIGKKCHGDSCAIFREVGNCVMPKEGIFCRVIRGGKLKEGDILEYIPYQFRAAVITLSDRASSGEYEDLSGPAVISAMETFFRFEGWPFDIVHHIIPDDPVQLDLLLKDATVSGLDFVFTTGGTGIGPRDITPEVIRENLDKEIPGIMEGIRIRYGMEKANALLSRSIAGVMGDTLIFALPGSVKAVNEYMTEIAKSLRHMVFMLHGIDSH; encoded by the coding sequence ATGTTGGAAAAAATCAGGATTGTTTCGGTAAATATCTCTGAGGAAAAGGGCACGATTAAAAAGCCTGTAGCGGAGATCAGTTTGAATGACAATGGGGTAGAAGGGGATGCCCATTCGGGTAAATGGCATCGCCAAATCAGTCTGCTTGCGTTGGAGAGCGTGAACAAGTTTTCAGCACTGGCCGGCAGGACAATTGCTTTTGGTGAGTTTGCCGAAAATATTACTACAGAAGGTATGTTATTGTATGAGTCTCATCCATTGGATATCTTCGTTTCAGGAGATGTTATCCTGGAGGTGACGCAGATCGGTAAGAAATGCCATGGGGATTCCTGTGCCATATTCAGGGAGGTTGGCAACTGTGTGATGCCAAAGGAAGGTATCTTTTGCAGGGTAATACGGGGAGGAAAGTTAAAAGAAGGCGACATCCTGGAATACATCCCGTATCAGTTCAGGGCTGCTGTGATCACTCTGAGTGACCGGGCCAGTTCCGGGGAATACGAAGACCTGAGTGGCCCTGCAGTTATTTCTGCTATGGAGACTTTTTTCCGGTTTGAAGGATGGCCATTTGATATTGTGCATCATATTATTCCGGACGATCCCGTGCAATTAGACCTTTTGCTTAAAGATGCCACGGTTTCAGGCCTTGATTTTGTTTTCACCACCGGTGGTACCGGTATCGGGCCTCGCGATATTACGCCGGAAGTGATAAGGGAAAATCTGGATAAAGAGATACCTGGTATTATGGAAGGTATAAGGATACGCTATGGAATGGAAAAAGCCAACGCTCTTCTCAGCCGCAGTATAGCCGGGGTCATGGGTGATACCCTGATTTTTGCGCTGCCCGGTAGTGTTAAGGCGGTAAATGAATATATGACGGAAATAGCCAAATCACTCAGACATATGGTTTTTATGCTTCATGGTATTGATTCACATTAA
- a CDS encoding DUF5362 domain-containing protein translates to MENTQDQNMLIREIASPLYNGKGWMKFLGILSIIYGVFLALTIIGILIAWLPIWLGILIYNAAVSCENAYMNGDKYSLMKSMQQLQNYFVINGVLALVGIVFTAIALGLGLISTIYQYLNFY, encoded by the coding sequence ATGGAAAATACACAAGATCAAAACATGCTGATCCGGGAGATAGCCTCTCCTCTTTACAATGGAAAAGGATGGATGAAATTCCTCGGGATATTATCGATTATTTACGGGGTGTTTCTTGCATTAACTATTATTGGCATTCTGATCGCCTGGTTGCCGATCTGGCTGGGGATTCTGATTTACAATGCTGCTGTTTCCTGTGAAAATGCATACATGAACGGAGATAAGTACTCTTTGATGAAATCTATGCAGCAATTGCAAAATTATTTTGTTATTAACGGGGTACTTGCTTTAGTCGGAATAGTTTTCACAGCCATTGCACTCGGACTGGGATTGATCAGCACAATTTACCAATATCTCAATTTTTACTAA